The Pseudomonas iranensis genome includes a window with the following:
- a CDS encoding glutamine synthetase: protein MNNALKYLLLSFATSLAGQAQAQMPALAHCTRSANLLACVDADGNAYSVNTVGSTLYLRGFEKDGHRYWAQTNSRFGQLTFFTGIASDGEAWVGYTRRVGWTTINRFSSSGGSSARFTCSRMTGC, encoded by the coding sequence ATGAACAATGCTCTGAAATACTTGCTTTTGAGCTTTGCTACGTCGCTGGCCGGTCAAGCCCAAGCGCAAATGCCGGCGCTCGCGCACTGCACACGCAGCGCTAATCTGCTGGCCTGTGTAGACGCCGACGGCAATGCCTATAGCGTCAATACGGTAGGTTCCACGCTTTACCTGCGCGGATTCGAGAAGGACGGCCATCGCTATTGGGCGCAGACCAACAGCCGCTTCGGCCAATTAACCTTTTTTACCGGGATTGCCTCCGATGGCGAGGCTTGGGTTGGCTACACCCGTCGTGTCGGCTGGACGACCATCAACCGTTTTTCCAGCTCGGGAGGGAGCAGCGCCAGATTCACTTGCAGCCGGATGACGGGCTGCTAG
- the zigA gene encoding zinc metallochaperone GTPase ZigA: MSAKLPVTVLSGFLGAGKSTLLNYVLRNRDGLRVAVIVNDMSEINIDGSEVQRDVSLNRAEEKLIEMSNGCICCTLREDLLEEVSKLAREDRFDYLLIESTGISEPLPVAETFTFRDEQGQSLADIARLDTMVTVVDGVNFLLDYQAAESLASRGEILGEEDERSITDLLIEQIEFADVLLISKIDLISQHEREELTAILKRLNAQAEIIPMVMGEIPLEKILNTDRFDFDQAAQAPGWLKELRGEHVPETQEYGIASTAYRARRPFHPQRFFSFIDRPWLNGKLLRSKGFFWLASKPTDAGSWSQAGGLMRHGFAGRWWRFVPKNQWPEDQESAQAIMGNWIPSVGDCRQELVFIGQNIDFLQLSAELDACLLTDEEMAMGVEGWRSLPDPFGPWHEEAA, encoded by the coding sequence ATGTCAGCCAAATTGCCCGTCACCGTACTTTCAGGATTTCTCGGCGCGGGAAAAAGTACACTTTTGAATTACGTACTACGTAACCGAGACGGCTTGCGCGTTGCGGTGATCGTCAACGATATGAGCGAGATCAACATCGATGGCAGTGAAGTCCAGCGTGATGTCAGCCTGAACCGCGCTGAGGAAAAACTCATCGAAATGAGCAATGGCTGTATCTGCTGTACGTTACGTGAAGACCTCCTTGAAGAAGTCAGCAAACTCGCTCGCGAGGATCGTTTCGATTACCTGCTGATCGAATCAACCGGCATTTCCGAACCGCTTCCGGTCGCTGAAACCTTCACCTTCCGCGATGAACAGGGGCAAAGCCTCGCCGACATTGCTCGCCTCGATACTATGGTCACCGTGGTCGACGGTGTGAATTTCCTGCTCGATTACCAGGCGGCCGAAAGCCTCGCCTCTCGCGGCGAGATTCTCGGTGAAGAAGACGAGCGTTCCATCACCGATCTGTTGATCGAGCAGATCGAGTTTGCCGACGTCCTGCTGATCAGCAAAATCGACCTGATCAGCCAGCACGAGCGTGAAGAACTCACCGCCATCCTCAAGCGCCTCAATGCCCAGGCTGAAATCATTCCAATGGTGATGGGCGAAATCCCACTGGAAAAAATCCTCAACACCGATCGTTTCGATTTCGATCAGGCCGCACAAGCGCCCGGATGGCTAAAGGAATTGCGCGGTGAGCACGTCCCGGAAACACAGGAATACGGCATCGCCTCGACGGCCTACCGCGCGCGCCGGCCATTTCACCCGCAACGTTTCTTCAGCTTCATTGATCGGCCTTGGCTGAACGGCAAGCTGCTGCGCTCCAAAGGCTTCTTCTGGCTCGCCAGCAAACCCACCGATGCCGGTAGCTGGTCCCAGGCCGGTGGCTTGATGCGTCATGGATTCGCCGGTCGCTGGTGGCGTTTCGTGCCAAAGAATCAATGGCCCGAAGATCAGGAAAGCGCCCAGGCGATCATGGGAAACTGGATTCCAAGCGTAGGAGATTGCCGCCAGGAGCTGGTTTTCATCGGTCAGAACATAGATTTCCTACAGCTCTCCGCCGAACTCGATGCCTGTCTGCTGACCGACGAAGAAATGGCCATGGGTGTAGAAGGCTGGCGTTCGCTGCCTGATCCATTCGGCCCTTGGCACGAAGAGGCCGCCTGA
- a CDS encoding CobW family GTP-binding protein encodes MLQNIPTHVIAGPLGAGKTSLIRQLLAQRPADERWAVLINEFGQIGLDAALLTNDADGIALGEVAGGCLCCVNGAPFQIGLGRLLRKARPDRLFIEPSGLGHPAQLLKQLNEAPWLGVLAVQPCVLVLDAQALHAGRTLPDAQQQALASAGLLLLNKAEDLDEAVREKIASQLPPVRLIWTQQAQLPLSELPGLKAKANEGAGHLPLPTGLAQLPAVWSDPAEPICLSQAQEGGWSIGWRWHPRQVFDQVRIAYWLSALDWKRAKLVIHSTDGWVAGNALEHAELSWQASEWRKDSRIELIFAEPQNIEQLQAGLAECRIQ; translated from the coding sequence ATGTTGCAGAACATTCCGACCCACGTCATCGCCGGCCCGTTGGGCGCCGGCAAGACCAGCCTGATTCGCCAGTTGCTGGCGCAACGGCCTGCGGACGAGCGCTGGGCGGTGCTGATCAACGAGTTCGGCCAGATCGGTCTGGATGCTGCATTGCTGACGAATGACGCCGATGGTATCGCACTGGGTGAGGTGGCCGGGGGCTGCCTGTGTTGCGTCAATGGCGCGCCATTCCAGATCGGCCTCGGCCGCCTGCTGCGCAAGGCCAGACCGGATCGACTGTTTATCGAGCCATCCGGGCTGGGCCATCCGGCGCAGTTGCTCAAGCAATTGAACGAGGCGCCGTGGCTGGGCGTGCTGGCGGTTCAGCCATGTGTGCTGGTTCTGGACGCTCAGGCACTGCACGCGGGTAGAACCCTGCCGGACGCTCAGCAGCAAGCGTTGGCCAGCGCGGGTTTGCTGTTGTTGAACAAGGCCGAAGATCTCGATGAAGCGGTTCGAGAGAAAATCGCCAGCCAGTTGCCGCCCGTCAGGCTGATCTGGACGCAGCAAGCGCAACTGCCTCTGAGCGAGCTGCCGGGTCTGAAAGCAAAAGCAAACGAAGGCGCAGGGCATCTGCCGCTGCCCACTGGATTGGCACAGCTGCCAGCGGTCTGGAGCGATCCGGCCGAACCGATTTGCCTGAGTCAGGCGCAGGAGGGTGGGTGGAGCATCGGTTGGCGCTGGCATCCGCGGCAGGTATTTGATCAAGTACGCATCGCCTATTGGCTGAGCGCGCTTGACTGGAAGCGGGCGAAACTGGTTATCCACAGCACGGATGGCTGGGTTGCGGGCAATGCGCTGGAGCATGCCGAGCTGAGTTGGCAAGCCAGCGAATGGCGAAAAGACTCAAGAATCGAGCTGATCTTCGCTGAACCGCAGAACATCGAACAGCTGCAAGCCGGTTTGGCTGAATGCCGGATTCAGTGA
- the folE2 gene encoding GTP cyclohydrolase FolE2, giving the protein MNALTLPDIAAQSARQALPLDWVGMRGIALPVVLEGHRLSARVDAGVSLDDGEARGIHMSRLYLALEALEQRSLSPALLHQILGCFLASHQGLSECAYLNIHTELLLKRPALVSPLAGWKSYPATISASLKQQMFHVELKIELPYSSTCPCSAALARQLIQQQFVDDFANKSLQHADVLAWLGSTKGIVATPHSQRSYAQLHLHLDNFIDELPLTAIINDAEAALGTAVQTAVKRPDEQAFALANGQNLMFCEDAARRLNLALQRTPGINQFHIRVIHAESLHAHDAVAESSWRREQK; this is encoded by the coding sequence ATGAATGCTCTTACTCTCCCGGATATCGCCGCCCAATCTGCGCGTCAGGCACTGCCACTCGATTGGGTAGGCATGCGTGGGATTGCTCTACCCGTTGTGCTTGAAGGCCACCGCCTCAGCGCCAGAGTCGACGCTGGCGTGAGTCTCGATGATGGTGAAGCGCGTGGCATTCACATGTCGCGCTTGTATCTGGCACTCGAAGCCCTCGAACAGCGAAGCCTTTCTCCCGCTCTATTGCACCAAATACTCGGGTGTTTTTTGGCAAGCCACCAAGGCTTATCCGAGTGCGCATATCTGAATATTCACACCGAATTGTTGCTGAAGAGACCCGCCTTGGTCAGCCCCTTGGCTGGCTGGAAATCCTATCCGGCGACGATTTCAGCAAGCCTGAAACAGCAAATGTTCCACGTGGAACTAAAAATTGAACTGCCCTATTCCTCGACATGCCCGTGCTCCGCAGCCTTGGCAAGGCAATTGATCCAGCAGCAGTTCGTCGATGATTTCGCCAACAAGTCTCTGCAACACGCGGATGTCTTGGCATGGCTCGGCTCAACCAAAGGGATCGTAGCGACACCGCACAGCCAGCGCAGCTATGCGCAACTGCACCTGCATCTCGACAATTTCATCGACGAGCTACCGCTGACCGCGATCATCAATGACGCTGAAGCAGCCCTCGGCACCGCCGTGCAGACCGCAGTGAAGCGCCCCGACGAGCAAGCCTTCGCACTCGCCAATGGGCAAAACCTGATGTTCTGCGAAGACGCCGCGCGCCGCCTCAATCTGGCACTGCAGCGCACGCCCGGCATCAACCAATTCCACATCCGCGTGATCCACGCCGAAAGCCTGCATGCCCATGACGCCGTCGCCGAAAGCAGCTGGCGACGGGAGCAAAAATGA
- the cfaB gene encoding C17 cyclopropane fatty acid synthase CfaB — MLAQLPPALQNLQLPLRLRLWDGHEFNLGPTPSVTIVVKDPQMVTQFTHPSLDALGAAFVEGKLELEGSISEVIRVCDELSNALLDEDEESQPVRAHHDKDTDAKAISYHYDLSNAFYQLWLDSDMVYSCAYFETGSETLEQAQQAKFRHLCRKLRLQPGEYLLDVGCGWGGLARYAAREFGVKVFGITLSKEQLALAQERVKAEGLEDQVELQLVDYRDLPQDGRFDKVVSVGMFEHVGHANLAEYCATLFGAVKEGGLVMNHGITAKHTDGRPVGRGAGDFIEKYVFPNGELPHLAMISAEISEAGLEIVDVESLRLHYARTLDHWSERLEDNLEAAAKLVPEQALRIWRLYLAGCAYAFARGWINLHQILAVKAHPDGSHELPWTRDDIYHP, encoded by the coding sequence ATGCTCGCGCAACTTCCACCGGCCTTACAGAATCTGCAGTTACCGCTTCGCCTGCGACTCTGGGACGGCCACGAGTTCAATCTAGGGCCGACGCCCAGCGTAACCATCGTCGTCAAGGATCCGCAGATGGTTACTCAATTCACCCACCCAAGCCTGGATGCGCTGGGTGCGGCGTTCGTCGAAGGCAAGTTGGAACTGGAGGGCTCGATCAGCGAGGTCATCCGGGTTTGCGATGAATTGAGCAATGCGCTGCTCGACGAAGACGAAGAGAGTCAGCCGGTGCGTGCGCATCACGACAAAGACACCGACGCCAAGGCCATTTCCTATCACTACGACCTGTCGAATGCGTTCTACCAGCTGTGGCTGGACAGCGACATGGTGTATTCCTGTGCCTATTTCGAAACCGGTAGCGAAACCCTCGAGCAGGCGCAGCAAGCCAAATTCCGTCATTTGTGCCGCAAGCTGCGCTTGCAGCCAGGCGAGTATCTGCTGGATGTCGGCTGTGGTTGGGGCGGTCTGGCGCGGTATGCGGCGCGAGAGTTCGGCGTAAAGGTGTTCGGTATTACTTTGAGCAAGGAACAGTTGGCGCTGGCGCAGGAGCGGGTCAAGGCCGAAGGTCTGGAAGATCAGGTCGAACTGCAATTGGTCGACTACCGCGATCTGCCGCAGGACGGCCGCTTCGACAAGGTTGTCAGCGTCGGCATGTTCGAACACGTTGGTCATGCCAATCTCGCCGAGTATTGCGCAACGCTGTTCGGCGCGGTGAAGGAGGGCGGCCTGGTGATGAACCACGGCATCACCGCCAAGCACACCGATGGCCGCCCGGTTGGACGGGGCGCTGGCGACTTCATTGAAAAATACGTGTTCCCTAACGGCGAGCTACCGCATCTGGCTATGATCTCAGCCGAGATCAGTGAAGCCGGGCTGGAAATCGTCGATGTCGAAAGCTTGCGCCTGCACTACGCGCGCACGCTCGATCACTGGAGTGAGCGACTGGAGGATAACCTCGAAGCTGCGGCGAAACTGGTGCCTGAGCAAGCACTGCGTATCTGGCGTCTGTATCTGGCCGGTTGCGCGTACGCCTTTGCCCGGGGCTGGATCAACCTGCATCAGATCCTCGCCGTGAAAGCGCATCCGGATGGCAGCCACGAACTGCCCTGGACCCGCGACGACATCTACCACCCCTGA
- the cls gene encoding cardiolipin synthase, translated as MDFFGPHIFGYLIALLHTLGSIAAIHAVLTVRTAQGSIAWALSLIFIPYLTLIPYLVFGRSTFDGYIKARRQANEQMRLAISELNWRPWVEEALAARASSAYASLRAMPKLGRMPCLANNEVQLLVNGTATFDAIFQAIAQAKEAVLIQFFIIHDDRLGQRLRDLLLKKAAEGVSIHLLYDRIGSHALPHHYVQALRDAGVEVKAFATRSGWLNRFQVNFRNHRKIVVVDGVVGFVGGHNVGDEYMGEKPPLAPWRDTHVKVRGPVVACMQESFAEDWFWAARTLPPLILPDTYPEDGVLCQLLASGPADAYETCSLFFVEAIHAATQRVWITSPYFVPDEAVFAALRLAVLRGIDVRLLLPSRPDHRIVYAASSLYAFEAVRAGVRVFRYRPGFLHQKVVLIDSEISAIGSANLDNRSFRLNFEVMLLTVDSEFAAAVEHMLNDDFALADEVAKEESREIHRLQQVGMRIARLISPIL; from the coding sequence ATGGATTTTTTCGGACCGCACATTTTCGGTTACCTGATCGCCCTGTTGCACACACTCGGTTCGATCGCTGCGATCCATGCGGTGCTCACCGTGCGCACTGCGCAAGGCTCGATCGCTTGGGCATTGTCGCTGATCTTCATTCCCTACCTCACGCTTATTCCATATCTGGTATTTGGTCGCAGCACCTTCGATGGCTACATCAAGGCGCGGCGCCAGGCCAACGAGCAGATGCGCCTGGCCATCTCAGAATTGAACTGGCGCCCATGGGTTGAAGAAGCCCTGGCCGCTCGCGCGTCGAGTGCCTACGCCTCACTGCGCGCAATGCCGAAACTGGGGCGCATGCCGTGCCTGGCGAACAACGAGGTGCAACTGCTGGTGAACGGCACCGCGACTTTCGATGCGATTTTTCAGGCGATCGCACAAGCGAAGGAAGCCGTGCTGATCCAGTTCTTCATCATTCACGACGATCGGCTGGGCCAGCGTTTGCGTGATTTGCTGTTGAAGAAAGCCGCCGAAGGCGTGTCCATTCATTTGCTCTATGACCGCATTGGCAGCCATGCCCTGCCCCATCATTACGTGCAGGCGCTGCGTGATGCCGGCGTCGAGGTCAAAGCCTTTGCCACGCGCAGCGGCTGGCTCAACCGCTTTCAGGTCAACTTCCGCAACCACCGCAAAATCGTTGTGGTCGATGGCGTAGTCGGCTTTGTCGGCGGGCATAACGTCGGCGATGAATACATGGGTGAGAAGCCACCATTGGCGCCGTGGCGTGACACCCACGTCAAAGTCCGCGGGCCGGTGGTGGCCTGCATGCAGGAATCGTTCGCCGAAGATTGGTTCTGGGCTGCTCGTACTCTGCCGCCGTTGATCCTTCCGGATACATACCCGGAGGATGGCGTGCTTTGCCAATTGCTCGCCAGCGGCCCGGCGGATGCCTACGAAACCTGCTCGCTGTTTTTCGTCGAAGCCATTCACGCAGCAACGCAACGCGTATGGATCACCAGCCCTTACTTCGTCCCGGACGAAGCGGTGTTCGCGGCATTGAGGTTGGCGGTGTTGCGTGGTATCGATGTGCGCCTGCTGTTGCCGTCACGGCCTGATCACCGCATTGTCTATGCCGCGTCCAGCCTGTATGCCTTCGAGGCGGTGCGTGCCGGCGTGCGGGTGTTCCGCTATCGACCGGGTTTTCTGCATCAGAAAGTGGTGTTGATCGACAGCGAAATCAGCGCCATCGGCAGCGCCAATCTGGACAATCGCTCGTTCCGCCTGAATTTCGAAGTGATGTTGCTGACCGTCGACAGCGAGTTCGCCGCCGCCGTGGAACACATGCTCAATGACGATTTCGCCCTGGCCGATGAAGTGGCCAAAGAAGAAAGCCGGGAGATCCATCGCCTGCAACAGGTCGGCATGCGGATCGCCCGGCTGATTTCGCCGATACTCTGA
- a CDS encoding DUF3617 domain-containing protein, producing MNVRLLGLALGLGLALPVVAQAQMLQPGLWEMSSSNLKVDDQAMDVQSILGQIQGQITPQQRAALEKNGINIGGKGIRACLTPQQVATNDIPLADPQSGCKQQITERTGNQWKFRFSCPKAQGTGVATFLSDREFTTVANGTFNAIGINQKGSLETRAVWLGQDCGTVKPRA from the coding sequence ATGAACGTTCGTCTGCTGGGTTTGGCGCTGGGCCTGGGTTTGGCATTACCGGTGGTTGCGCAGGCGCAAATGCTGCAGCCGGGGTTGTGGGAAATGTCTTCGAGCAATCTGAAGGTCGATGATCAGGCCATGGATGTGCAATCGATCCTTGGCCAGATTCAAGGCCAGATCACCCCGCAGCAGCGCGCGGCGCTGGAGAAGAACGGCATCAACATCGGCGGCAAAGGCATCCGCGCTTGCCTGACGCCGCAGCAGGTTGCGACCAACGACATCCCGTTGGCCGACCCGCAATCGGGCTGCAAGCAGCAAATCACCGAGCGCACCGGCAACCAGTGGAAATTCCGCTTCAGCTGCCCGAAAGCCCAGGGCACAGGCGTGGCGACATTCCTCAGTGACCGCGAATTCACCACCGTTGCCAATGGCACCTTCAACGCCATCGGCATCAACCAGAAGGGCAGTCTCGAAACCCGTGCGGTGTGGCTGGGTCAGGATTGCGGCACGGTAAAACCCCGCGCTTAA
- a CDS encoding metal ABC transporter permease, with product MLATVSHFWQPFSEFVFMRRALLGGLVLACSTAPLGVFLILRRMSLIGDAVAHGILPGAALGFWFAGLSLPALTLGGLGAGLSMAGLAAWITRRTGLREDASLAAIYPISLASGVLILGIAGKRLDLLHLLFGSALAVDGPTLTGMLWVSAVSLMAMAAIYKPLLLDTLDPLFLRTVSRLGPLAHGVFLTLVVLNLVIGFQAIGALMVVGLMMLPAAASRFWSRRLPLLIAIAAVMGCVSVWLGLLLSFYYSLPSGPAIVLVTGVGYLLSVVFGPVHGLLRRPPLLTSQ from the coding sequence ATGCTCGCCACCGTCAGCCATTTCTGGCAGCCGTTCAGCGAATTCGTGTTCATGCGCCGCGCCTTGCTCGGCGGCCTGGTGCTGGCATGCAGCACGGCGCCCTTGGGTGTTTTTCTGATACTCAGGCGTATGAGTTTGATCGGTGACGCCGTCGCCCACGGCATTCTCCCTGGTGCAGCGCTGGGATTCTGGTTTGCCGGTTTGAGTCTTCCCGCACTCACCCTCGGTGGCTTGGGAGCCGGGCTGAGCATGGCCGGACTCGCGGCCTGGATCACCCGGCGAACGGGGTTGCGAGAAGATGCCAGCCTCGCCGCGATCTATCCGATCTCACTGGCCAGCGGCGTTTTGATCCTTGGCATCGCCGGCAAGCGCCTCGACCTTCTGCACTTGCTGTTCGGCTCAGCGTTGGCCGTAGACGGGCCGACACTGACCGGCATGCTGTGGGTCTCGGCGGTCAGCCTCATGGCGATGGCGGCGATCTACAAACCTCTGCTGCTGGACACACTGGACCCATTGTTCTTGCGCACGGTCAGTCGCCTCGGGCCGCTGGCTCATGGCGTGTTCCTGACTCTGGTCGTGCTGAATCTGGTGATCGGCTTTCAGGCCATCGGCGCACTGATGGTAGTCGGCCTGATGATGCTTCCGGCTGCTGCGTCGAGATTTTGGAGTCGCCGCCTACCGCTACTGATCGCCATCGCCGCGGTCATGGGCTGCGTGTCTGTGTGGCTCGGCTTGCTGCTGTCGTTCTACTACTCGCTGCCCAGCGGCCCGGCCATCGTGCTGGTCACGGGGGTCGGCTATCTGCTGTCGGTGGTGTTCGGACCGGTTCACGGTTTGCTGCGCCGCCCGCCTTTGCTCACATCCCAATGA
- a CDS encoding metal ABC transporter substrate-binding protein, protein MRALLVLFSLMLSMSLSAAEKLPVVTSFSILADMVHQVGGEHVEITNMVGADADAHTYEPTPDDAKALLKAKVIIKNGLGFEPWLDRLVTSTDSKATVISASRGVIPRSLDEDGETVPDPHAWHNLANAELYVANITKALIAADPANKADYERNSQTYLKQIYALLAEAKNKLGALPPGNRKIVTSHDAFGYLGQAYGIDFIAPQGLSTEREPSAAEVAALIRQIRQAKVKAVFMENIKDARLLKQIADESGAHIGGTLYSDALAASGPASTFTGLFEYNLNTLYKALSQP, encoded by the coding sequence ATGCGCGCTCTACTCGTGCTGTTCAGCCTGATGCTGTCGATGTCCTTGTCAGCCGCCGAAAAACTGCCGGTGGTCACCAGCTTCAGCATCCTTGCCGACATGGTTCATCAGGTCGGCGGCGAGCACGTTGAGATCACCAACATGGTCGGCGCGGACGCCGATGCGCACACCTACGAGCCGACACCGGACGATGCCAAGGCGTTGCTCAAAGCCAAAGTGATCATCAAGAACGGCCTCGGTTTCGAACCTTGGCTGGATCGCCTGGTGACCAGCACCGACAGCAAGGCAACGGTGATCAGTGCCAGTCGCGGGGTGATTCCACGTTCGCTCGATGAAGATGGCGAAACCGTTCCGGATCCACACGCCTGGCACAATCTGGCGAACGCTGAGTTGTACGTCGCCAACATCACCAAGGCGCTGATCGCCGCCGACCCGGCCAACAAGGCTGACTACGAGCGCAACAGCCAGACCTACCTCAAGCAGATCTATGCCCTGCTCGCCGAAGCCAAAAACAAACTCGGCGCGCTGCCGCCGGGTAATCGCAAGATCGTCACCAGCCACGATGCCTTTGGCTATCTGGGTCAGGCCTATGGCATCGACTTTATCGCGCCACAGGGTTTATCCACCGAACGCGAACCCTCCGCCGCCGAAGTGGCTGCGCTGATCAGGCAGATTCGCCAGGCCAAGGTCAAAGCGGTGTTCATGGAAAACATCAAGGACGCGCGCCTGCTCAAGCAGATCGCGGATGAAAGCGGCGCGCACATTGGCGGCACGCTGTACTCGGATGCACTGGCGGCGAGCGGACCGGCGAGCACCTTTACCGGACTGTTCGAATACAACCTCAATACGCTGTACAAGGCGTTGAGTCAGCCATGA
- a CDS encoding DUF3301 domain-containing protein, producing MLTLENIFVLMLFAAAGAWLWHNHGLRERALERVKQHCTNVGVELLDGNVALKKIGLIRDANGRRRLARVYNFEFTVTGESRHNGTVTQFGAHSAQIELAPYPAPFDDTPPVVEVHKPRAEVIELSQWRQEHTKWKP from the coding sequence ATGCTGACCCTGGAAAACATCTTCGTGCTGATGCTGTTCGCCGCCGCTGGTGCCTGGCTATGGCACAACCACGGCTTGCGCGAGCGCGCGCTGGAGCGGGTCAAACAGCATTGCACCAATGTTGGCGTTGAACTGCTGGACGGTAACGTCGCGCTAAAAAAGATCGGGCTGATCAGGGATGCCAACGGTCGCCGACGACTGGCGCGGGTCTACAACTTCGAGTTCACCGTGACCGGCGAAAGCCGCCACAACGGCACCGTCACCCAGTTCGGCGCGCACAGTGCGCAGATTGAACTGGCGCCCTACCCGGCGCCGTTCGACGACACGCCGCCGGTGGTCGAAGTGCACAAGCCTCGCGCCGAAGTCATCGAGCTGAGCCAGTGGCGCCAGGAACATACCAAGTGGAAGCCTTGA
- a CDS encoding DUF1826 domain-containing protein, whose product MLALQDQSLLTRQQHQGVTPQTLTRILEDQTNLAVWQRQLPVHIADFAQLVLSLNEPLAESLCLELPDEDAEPDLAGLAAGLRDLQGFEGFVSDFKWLISAFACLLGARRIGVRLRVLDKAMCPRFHVDHVPVRLITTYAGIGSQWLEEGAMDRLQLGQADAEPQGAASIRQLNSGDVALLKGEKWHGNEGFGLIHRSPQPAPGERRLLLTLDWLG is encoded by the coding sequence ATGCTCGCACTCCAAGATCAGTCGCTTCTTACCCGTCAGCAGCACCAGGGTGTGACACCGCAAACGTTGACGCGAATCCTGGAAGACCAGACCAATCTCGCCGTCTGGCAGCGCCAGCTACCCGTGCACATTGCCGATTTTGCGCAATTGGTGCTGTCACTCAACGAGCCCTTGGCCGAGTCGCTGTGTCTGGAATTGCCCGACGAAGATGCCGAACCGGATCTCGCCGGTCTGGCTGCAGGGCTGCGTGATCTGCAAGGTTTCGAAGGTTTCGTGAGCGATTTTAAATGGCTGATCAGTGCCTTCGCCTGCCTGCTCGGTGCGCGGCGTATCGGCGTGCGTTTGCGTGTGCTGGACAAGGCCATGTGTCCGCGTTTCCACGTCGATCACGTGCCGGTGCGCTTGATCACTACTTACGCTGGCATCGGCAGCCAATGGCTTGAGGAGGGCGCGATGGATCGCCTGCAACTTGGCCAGGCCGATGCCGAACCGCAAGGTGCAGCGTCGATTCGCCAGCTCAACAGCGGCGACGTCGCGTTGCTCAAAGGCGAAAAATGGCACGGCAATGAAGGCTTCGGCCTGATCCATCGTTCGCCGCAACCGGCGCCCGGTGAGCGCCGTCTGCTGCTGACCCTCGACTGGCTCGGCTGA
- a CDS encoding NADH:ubiquinone oxidoreductase has protein sequence MRWSGWSLLLALLSSEAWAEACVVHTQGERLDVKVCQQNRTIPQKLFNDGFCQPTLAGQKVEVQYVDQCPSGAFGVCSNAQVANMPYRQDIHYYGVATDAAYLKPYCEGQSQGAWRKP, from the coding sequence ATGCGCTGGTCGGGATGGTCGTTGCTGTTGGCGCTGCTGTCGAGTGAAGCGTGGGCCGAGGCCTGCGTGGTGCACACGCAGGGCGAACGGCTCGACGTCAAAGTCTGTCAGCAGAACCGGACGATTCCGCAGAAATTGTTCAATGACGGCTTCTGCCAACCGACGCTGGCCGGGCAGAAGGTCGAGGTGCAATACGTCGACCAGTGCCCCAGCGGCGCTTTCGGCGTGTGCAGCAACGCGCAAGTCGCCAATATGCCCTATCGCCAGGATATCCACTATTACGGCGTGGCCACTGACGCTGCGTATCTCAAGCCGTATTGCGAAGGCCAGAGCCAGGGCGCCTGGCGCAAGCCCTGA
- a CDS encoding metal ABC transporter ATP-binding protein, translating into MIRCQSLVWGAPGQPLTTPLSLEFESASLTAIIGANGCGKSSLLKVIAGLQKPLAGKVEMAVPRQSGISFLPQQQHLDRQFPISLEELIAAGFWGRRLSTQLRTQRLKNALEDWHLSGLEQRPLMALSGGELQRALLARLSLADAPVLLLDEPHAALDELGQQLLWQHIHHWHAEGRTLLVVCHDLAAVRQHIPHTLLIKNGHCVYGTSRELIQPTPHMQVA; encoded by the coding sequence ATGATCCGCTGCCAATCCTTGGTATGGGGCGCACCCGGCCAACCGCTGACGACGCCTTTGAGTCTTGAGTTCGAAAGCGCCAGCCTGACCGCAATCATCGGCGCCAACGGCTGCGGCAAAAGCAGTCTGCTGAAAGTCATCGCCGGTTTGCAGAAGCCCTTGGCCGGCAAGGTGGAAATGGCTGTTCCACGCCAAAGCGGCATTTCCTTTCTGCCGCAACAGCAACATTTGGATCGGCAGTTTCCAATCAGCCTCGAAGAGCTCATCGCCGCAGGTTTCTGGGGCCGTCGGCTCTCGACACAGCTGCGCACGCAGCGACTGAAAAACGCATTGGAAGACTGGCATTTGAGTGGGCTCGAACAGCGTCCGTTGATGGCCCTGTCCGGCGGTGAGCTACAACGTGCCCTGCTCGCGCGACTGAGCCTTGCTGACGCCCCGGTGCTGTTGCTGGACGAACCGCACGCCGCACTCGACGAACTCGGCCAGCAATTGCTCTGGCAACACATTCACCACTGGCACGCCGAGGGCCGGACACTGCTTGTGGTCTGCCATGACCTGGCGGCTGTCCGCCAACACATTCCGCATACCCTGCTGATCAAAAACGGCCACTGCGTGTACGGAACCAGCCGAGAACTGATCCAGCCAACACCGCACATGCAGGTCGCCTGA